AAACAGGGCGGCGTGCGCGCCTATGACCTGCTGAAATTCCACAAGTCCAACCAGAACTCCTGCTTTGGGCAAAAGCCCACCTGCTACCCCGGCATGCCCGTGAAAAAGGGCCAGATTCTGGCTGACGGCCCCGGTATTGACGAAGGCGAACTGGCCCTCGGCAAAAACCTGGTGGTCGCCTTCATGCCCTGGTGCGGTTACAACTACGAAGACTCCATCCTCATTTCCGAGCGCACCGTTCGCGAGGATACCTTTACCTCCATTCATATTGAAGAATTCGAGGTAGTGGCACGCGACACCAAGCTTGGACCGGAGGAAATCACCCGCGATATTCCCAACGTCAGCGAAGAAATGCTGCGCAACCTGGACGAAAGCGGCATCATCCGCATCGGCGCAGCGGTCAAGCCCGATGATATCCTTGTGGGCAAAATCACGCCCAAGGGCGAAACCCAGCTTACCCCTGAAGAGAAGCTGCTTCGCGCCATCTTCGGCGAGAAGGCCAGGGATGTGAAAAACACCTCCCTCAAGGTTCCCCCGGGAGTGGAAGGCACCATCATTGACGTGAAGGTCTTCAACCGCCGCTCCGGCGAGAAGGACGACCGCACGCTGGCCATTGAAAGCCACGACACGTCCGTGCTGGACCAGAAGGAATCTGATCACCTTCGCGCTTTGTCCGACCGCACCCGCGTTCAGATTGCCCCGCATGTGCTGGGCAAGCAGATCGCCGCCGCAGTGCCGGGCAAGAAAAAGGGCGAAGTGCTGGCCGAAGTGGGCGCAGCCCTGACCGAAGACGTGCTTGAGCAGATTCCCGTGAAGAAGCTCGCGGGCCTGTTCAAGAGCAAGGAAGTCAACGACGCCGTGGCCGATGTGCTCAAGTCTTACGACCAGCAGGTTGAATACCTGAAGGCCATTTACGACTCCAAGCGCGAAAAGGTTACGGAAGGCGATGATCTGCCCCCTGGCGTCATCAAGATGGTCAAGGTGCACATCGCCATCAAGCGTAAGCTCTCTGTGGGCGATAAAATGGCTGGCCGCCACGGTAACAAGGGTGTTGTTTCCTGCATTCTGCCGGAAGAAGACATGCCCTTCTTTGCCGACGGTCGCCCCGTGGACATCGTGTTGAACCCCCTGGGCGTGCCTTCACGTATGAACATCGGGCAGATCATGGAAACCCACCTTGGGTGGGGCGCCAAGGAACTGGGCCGGCAACTGGCCGAACTGGTTGACTCCGGCGCGGCCATGCAGGTTGTGCGCGAAGAACTGAAGGGCGTTTACAATTCGCCTGAAATCAGCGCTCTGGTGGACAGCATGAGCGATGAGGAATTCAAGGCCTCTGCCCTCAAGCTGCGCAACGGTATTGTTACCAAGACCCCGGTGTTCGACGGCGCGACCGAAGAAGAAATCTGGGGCTGGATGGACAAGGCTGGTCTTGCCAACGACGGCAAAACCACCCTGTACGACGGCCGCACGGGTGTTCCCTTCAAGAACCGCGTGACCACGGGCGTCATGTACATGCTCAAACTGCACCACTTGGTTGACGAAAAAATCCATGCCCGTTCCACTGGCCCCTACTCGCTGGTGACGCAGCAGCCCCTCGGCGGTAAAGCCCAGTTCGGTGGTCAGCGTCTTGGTGAAATGGAAGTGTGGGCCCTGGAAGCTTACGGCGCGGCCTATCTGCTGCAGGAATTCCTCACGGTCAAGTCGGACGACGTGACCGGACGCGTGAAGATGTACGAGAAAATCGTCAAGGGCGACAACTTCCTTGAAGCCGGTCTGCCCGAATCCTTCAACGTGTTGGTGAAGGAACTCATGAGCCTTGGCCTCAACGTGACCCTGCATCAGGAAGAAGGCAAGAAAAAGCCCAAACGCGTGGGCTTTATGAGAGAACGCGAGGAAGAGGCGTAACAGCCCCTTTCTGCGGCCCCGGAAACGCGTTGCGTTGGCCGTGAGCGGTTTTGCCTCTCACGGCCAACGACAGCATGGCTAACGATTTCAACGAGCTTTTTACAAAGCAAGGTATACTATGAGCCTGGACGATCTTTTCACCGCACGCGGCGCGTCGACCAACGTGACGAACATCCGCAACCTGAAAGCCATCCAGATTTCCATCGCATCGCCCGAGGCCATTCGTGAATGGTCTTACGGCGAAGTGAAAAAGCCGGAAACCATCAATTATCGTACCTTCAAGCCGGAACGCGATGGCCTGTTCTGCGCCAAGATTTTCGGCCCCGTGAAGGACTATGAATGCAACTGCGGCAAATACAAGCGCATGAAGCACCGCGGCATCGTCTGCGAAAAGTGCGGCGTTGAAGTTATTGCCTCCAAGGTGCGCCGCGAGCGCATGGGCCACATTGAGCTGGCCGCGCCCGTTGCCCACATCTGGTTTTTGAAGACCCTGCCTTCCAAGATCGGCACCCTGCTCGACATGACCATGGCCGATCTGGAAAAGGTGCTGTACTTCGACTCCTACATCGTTCTTGATCCCGGTCAGACCAATCTGCAGAAGCGTCAGGTCATCTCTGAAGACCAGTACCTCCAGATTCTTGACCACTACGGCACGGACGAAGTTCTGACCGTGGGCATGGGCGCGGAAGCCGTGCGCAGCCTGCTGGAAGAACTGGAGCTGGAAAAGCTGCGCGCCGAACTGCGCGAAGAAGGCGAATCCACCAAGAGCCAGACCAAGAAGAAAAAGATCACCAAGCGCCTCAAGATTGTTGAAGCCTTCCTTGAGTCGGACAACAAGCCCGAATGGATGATTATGGAAGTCATTCCCGTCATCCCGCCGGAACTGCGTCCTCTGGTGCCGCTGGACGGTGGCCGCTTTGCCACCTCTGACCTCAACGACCTTTACCGTCGTGTGATCAACCGCAACAACCGTCTGAAACGGCTGATGGAACTGGGCGCGCCCGAAATCATCATCCGCAACGAAAAGCGCATGCTTCAGGAAGCTGTGGACGCGCTCTTCGACAACGGTCGTCGTGGCCGCGCCATTGCAGGCACCAACGGTCGCCCGCTCAAGTCGCTCTCCGACATGATCAAGGGCAAGCAGGGCCGGTTCCGTCAGAACCTGCTCGGCAAGCGCGTTGACTACTCCGGCCGTTCGGTTATTACCGTTGGCCCTTACCTCAAGCTGCACCAGTGCGGTTTGCCCAAAAAGATGGCGCTTGAGCTGTTCAAGCCCTTCATCTATGCCGAACTTGAAAAAAGGGGCCACGCCTCCACAATCAAGAGCGCCAAAAAGATGGTGGAGCGTGAAGAGCTGGTAGTGTGGGATATCCTTTCGGAAGTGGTGCGCGAATACCCCATTCTGCTCAACCGCGCCCCGACCCTGCACCGTCTGGGCATTCAGGCCTTTGAACCCCTGCTGGTTGAAGGCAAGGCCATCCGTCTGCATCCGCTCGTCTGCTCGGCCTACAACGCCGACTTTGACGGTGACCAGATGGCCGTGCACATTCCCCTTTCGGTGGAAGCGCAGATTGAATGCCGCGTGCTTATGATGAGCACCAACAACATTCTCTCGCCCGCCAACGGCGGCCCTGTCATCGTGCCTTCTCAGGATATCGTGCTTGGCCTGTACTACATGACCGCCGAGCGCAGCTTTGAGCTGGGCGAAGGCATGACCTTCTGCGCCCCCTGGGAAGTGGAAGCCGCCTATGATGGCGGACAGGTTTCGCTGCATGCCCGCGTCAAGGTGCGCATGCCCGATGGTCACGTGTACGACACGACCCCCGGCCGTGTGCTCGTGAGCGACATCCTGCCCGAGAAGCTGGGCTTCGAACACGTCAACTGCGTGCTCACCAAGAAGAACATTGCGCGTCTCGTGGGCGCGGCCTACCGCCACTGCGGCATCAAGGCCACGGTCATCCTGTGCGACCGCCTCAAGGACATGGGTTACGAATTCGCCACCAGAGCGGGCGTGACCATCGGCGTGAAAGACCTCACCATTCCTGAAAGCAAGAAGCACATTCTGGCTGCCTCGCAGGCGGAAGTGGACGACATCGAACATCAGTACCGCGACGGTATCATCACCCGTACTGAAAAGTACAACAAGGTGGTTGACGTGTGGACCAAGGCCACACAGGACGTTTCGGCAGAGATGATTAAAGATATCTCTTACGACATCCTCACCGATCCCAAGACCGGCAAGCAGGAAAAGAACCAGAGCTTCAACCCGATCTTCATGATGTCCAATTCGGGCGCTCGTGGTAACCAGGACCAGATGCGCCAGCTCGCGGGCATGCGCGGTCTTATGGCCAAGCCTTCTGGTGAAATCATTGAAACGCCTATCACCTCTTCGTTCCGCGAAGGTCTGTCGGTGTTGCAGTACTTCACCTCCACCCACGGTGCTCGTAAGGGTCTTGCCGATACCGCCCTCAAGACGGCCAACTCCGGTTACCTTACCCGCCGTCTGGTCGACGTTGTGCAGGACGTTATTGTCTGCGAACACGACTGCGGCACTGTGGACGGCATCGAACTGACCCACCTCAAGGACGGCGGCGACATCAAGACCCCGCTGGCCGAGCGCGTCATTGGCCGTGTGCTGCTCTACCCCGTGTTTGATCCCGATGATCCAAACACCGTGCTGATGCCCGAAAACACGCTTATTGAGGAAAAGGAAGCCCAGCTTATCAGCGACAAGGGCATTTCCTCCATCACCGTGCGTTCGCCCCTCACCTGCCAGGCCGAACGCGGCATCTGCGCCCTCTGCTACGGGCGCGACCTTGCCCGCGGCCACCTGGTCAACACTGGCGAAACCGTGGGTATCATCGCGGCCCAGTCCATCGGTGAACCTGGCACGCAGCTTACCATGCGTACCTTCCACATCGGTGGTACGGCTTCGAGCACCATTGAAAAGAACAAGTTTGAAGCCCAGAACGCGGGTCGCGTTATCCTGAACCGCGTGCGCGCCGTCACCAACCGCGACGGCGTGGAACTGGTGCTCGGCAAGAGCGGCCAGCTCACCATTGTGGACGCTCAGGGCCGCGAACGCGAAAAATACATTCTGCCCAACGGCGCACGCCTGCTTGTCCATGACGGGCAGGAAGTGACCAAGGGCGTTGTGCTGGCCGAATGGGATCCGTTCAACGAACCCTTTGTCTGCGAAGAAGAAGGCGTTATCCGTTTTACGGACATCATCGACGGCAAGACCGTGCAGGAAAAGGTGGACGATATTACCCGTCAGGCATCCCTGACCATTATGGAATACCGCACCACCAACTTCCGCCCGTCCATCTCCATCTGCGATGAACACGGCAGCGTCAAAAAGCGTAGCCACGGCGGCACTGCGGCGGTCTACACCCTGCCCGTCGGCTCCATCATCATGATCAAGGACGGCGCAGACATCCAGGCTGGCGACATCATCGCCCGTAAGCCCCGCGAAACATCCAAGACCAAGGATATCGTGGGTGGTCTTCCGCGCGTGGCCGAGCTCTTTGAAGTTCGCAAGCCCAAGGACATGGCCGTGGTTTCCGAAATCGCGGGTACTGTCACCTACGCTGGCGAATCCAAGGGCAAGCGCAAGCTGGTTGTTACGCCTGAAATCGGCGAGGCCAAGGAATACCTTGTGCCAAAGGGCAAGCACATTACCGCTGCTGACGGCGACTTTGTGGAAGCGGGCGATCCGCTGACCGAAGGCTACCCCGAACTGCACGACATTCTGCGCACCCGTGGCGAAAAGTACCTTGCCCGCTACCTTGTGGACGAAATCCAGGAAGTCTACCGCTTCCAGGGCGTGGGTATCGACGACAAGCACATCGAAGTTATTGTGCGTCAGATGCTCAAGAAGGTTACGGTTCTCGATTGCGGCGGCACCAGCTTCCTCGTGGGCGAGCAGGTGGACAAGGCCGAATTCAAGGCCGAAAACCAGAAGGTCATTGCCGAAGGCCGCAAACCCGCTACAGCGGAACCGCTGGTGCTGGGTATCACCCAGGCTTCGTTGACCACATCCTCGTTCATCTCGGCGGCTTCCTTCCAGGAAACCACCAAGGTGCTCACCGAGGCTTCCCTCAAGGGCAAGATGGACTACCTGCGCGGCCTCAAGGAAAACGTCATCGTGGGTCGCCTCATTCCTGCCGGTACCGGCTACCGCGAATACGTCAACGGCGATATCGTGGTTCCCGACCAGAAGGAACGTCCCGACAAGTTCCTTGAAGACCTTGAAGAAAATCCTGTCCTGGTTGACCTGAACAACTAGGCAGACAGAATAAACCGGGCCACGGCCTGGAGACTCTGACAGCCCCCTTCGGAAGTTCGCTTCCGAAGGGGGCTTTACGTTGGCGCGCATAGAGCCAGCGGCGCATCCACTCCCAAGCTCTGGCTTGTCCCCAATATGCAACCTCTACGGAGGCAGGCTCACCCACGGCATGTCGCGTCTCAGCAAGCTTCACTATTCACAAAACCCTGCCGCCACTTGTCGCCTCCCGCCTTGGGCACCTCCGCATCAGCCAGAGCCTCCTCACGCCCCACACTGCCCCCTAGAACCGTCCAATCAGGTTCACAGGAAGCACAATCCATATTGAGCGCCACGAATAAGCCGACCCCCTTTACGCAGCCGCAAGTTCCCCACAGTTATGCATTGTGCAGGTTATCAAGAGGCTAACTGGTCATTTGCGTTGCGGTTCTTTGGAGATTGTACACACAAACACCATTACTTATATAAACAATAAGCAATCATTTAACTACGTTTATACGCCAATCATATGCACTTTTTCATAAAAATATTTTTTAAAACATTAACTGTATTATTTTACTATGCTATACCTGTGTTTATTACAATATCAATACATTAGCTTTTGCGCCGATTGTGCAATTTTTCTCATTCAAGATAGATTGTTAATCCTTTCAATGCTTGAGCTTAACTTGAAGTTTTTTGCATAAAAAAATCCATACCTCGTTGACACAGTATGTTTAATATGAGAATAGTTTTGTACGGATTAATTACATCAAGTTTTTTATTAATTAATTGCTCTTTTTAACCGCCTCATATAAACTGGGGCGCGACTGCGGAAGACGCAGGGGGTTGTTATGTCAGCTTTGTCAGAACGCGATTATCTGGCCGATGAAATTTGCGAACTGTTCACCAAGCTCACAGGCGATGCGTATGCCGAAGACATGGCACGTGCGCGCAAGCTGGCCGAAGGGGGAAACCCTCACGATCACTGGCTGCACACCACCAGGCTTGACTACGAATCGCGCCTCTTCATGTACATGGCGGCGGCTTTTGCCATGCGCTGCATGAAGGGCGAACCCTACAAGTGCGCCGTCTTCATGCGCAGCGCGGCCGAGGCCCTTAGCCAGCCCCAGGACTAGGCGAATGTCGACAACGGGAAATCCCGACGCATGTGCGCGGGATTTCCCCAATTGTGCCCGGCACAATTCAGGCCGGGGAAACACCATCTGGATTTTGTCAGGAAGCAAGGATCCATCATGCGGGAAAAACTTATCAGATTCAGAACCACTCTCCCCTGCCTGTTATTATTGATCTGTGGCCTGGCGGCTTTGCCCGGCGCGGCGTGTGGCAACGAGCTTGTGCCCGTTACCACGCCAGCCGTGAGCAAGCCAGAGATGCCCAAGGTCTTTTTTCCCCATGACAAGCATGTGGACGCAGTGGAGGCCATGAACGGCGACTGTTCAACCTGCCACAACATGACAGATGCAGGCATGTCTGAAACCCTCAAGGACGTAACATCGGTTCCGGCGAAAAAGCAGGTTGCTTACATGCACACCGCCTGCACCGATTGCCACGTCAAAGCTGGCAAGGGCCCGCGTCTTGTGGACTGCCGAGTCTGCCACAGCGAACGCACCGCATCTGAGTTTGCCGGCAAGAAGAAATAGCCAGTAGGCTCAAGGTACACCGAAGAATACGTTAGGAGGCAGATCAGATGCTGGATTTCATTACCGGACCACTTTTCATTATTTCAATTGCCGTATTTGTCGTCGGCCTGCTTGTACGCGCAGTATTGTACGTGCGCGGTCTGGATGCACGCCTTGAGCGCGTGGCATACAGCTATCATACCGAGCGCTCCATCCCCGGCGCGCTTGCTTCCATTTTCAAATGGCTTATCCCTGGCGGCACCAGCGGCTGGCGCGCCCAGCCGGTTGCCACCATTCTTTTCTTTCTTTTGCATTTCGGCGCTGTGCTTATACCGCTGTTTCTTCTTGGGCACACGGTTCTGCTTGAAACCTATGTGGGCATAAGCCTGCCGTCGCTCCCTGGCGGCGTTGCCGATGTGCTTGCCATCATGGCTCTTTCCGGCATTGTTCTGCTTGCCTTGCGGCGTCTTTCCTCACCGGCGCTCAGGCAGCTCAACAGCGGCCAGGATTGGCTTATTCTGCTTTTGACCTTTCTGCCCTTTGCCACGGGTCTTATGGCGCGCCTTGACGGCGGCGCCTATCAGACGTGGATGATAGCCCATGTGCTCAGCGGCGAACTGTTTCTTCTGCTGGCCCCCTTCACCAAGCTTTCGCACATTGTCCTCTTCTTTATGTCCCGTGCGCAGATCGGCATGGACTTTGCCATTAAAAGAGGCGGCGCAACGCGCGGCGGCGCTTTCCCCTGGTAATCGGGGCAAACGAATTATCTTTTCGCCTGAAAGGAGCGAACCATGTCCGAATTGCTGTGCACCCCAACCCCCGTCACCACCAAGGAAGGCATCCTTGATCTGCTGAAGGACAAGGGCGGGGCGCAATATTATGCCCAGATGAAGGAAATGAAGGTCGATCAGGAAGCCCTGGCCCGCGACCTTGAGCAAACCTGCAAATCGCGCACCCGCACATGGCTCAGCGTCTGCGCGCACTGCGCCATGTGCGCGGACAGCTGCTTTTTCTACCGCACCAACAACAACGATCCCACGCAGATTCCCTCGTACAAGATTCAGGCTACGCTGGGCGAGCTGCTGCGCCGCAAAGGCAAGGTTGACGCCGAGTTCATGATCAAGTGCATGGACGCGGCCTGGGGCAAGTGCACCTGCTGCAACCGTTGCGCCGTTTACTGCCCGCACGGCATTGATACAGGCGTTATGTTCAGCTATTTGCGCGGCATCCTCTTCAAGCACGGCTTCATCCCGTGGGAAATGAAAATCGGCTCCGGCATGCACCGCGTTTACGGGGCGCAGATGGACGTGACCGAAGAAGACTGGGTTGAAACCTGCGAATGGATGGTCGAAGAACAACAGGATGAATGGCCCGATCTGGAAATTCCTGTTGAAAAAGAAAACGCGGACGTCATGTACATTCTTAACGCCCGCGAAGTAAAGCACTATCCTGAAGACATAGCTCAGGCCGCCATTCTCTTTCACGTGACGGACACCAACTGGACAGTGCCGCGCGAAGGCTGGGAGAACACCTCTCTCACCATGTTCGCTGGCGACTGGGAAGGCTGCGCGCAGAACGTCAAACGTATCTACGCCGCCATTGAGCGCATCAAGCCCAAGGTGGTTGTGGGCACGGAATGCGGCCACGCCCACCGCGCCACAGTTGTTGAAGGCCCCTACTGGGCCGGACGCGAAAGCGGTGATCCGCCGGTGCGCTTCATGCACTATGTGGAATGGATTGCAGAGATGCTGCGCACAGGCAAGATCAAGATTGATCCTGCCAAAAAGCTCAAGATGCCCTGCACCCTTCAGGATTCGTGCAACTATGTGCGCAGCCACGGGCTTGGCAAGGCCACCCGCGAAATCATGAGCTACATTGCAGAAGATTTTCGCGAAATGGACCCCAAGGGCGACCACAACTTCTGCTGCGGTGGCGGCGGCGGCCTTAACGGCATCGGCCTGTACCGCAAAGAGCGCAACGTGGGCCTGAAAAACAAGCTGGACCAGATAAAGGCAACCGGCGCGGAACTGGTCATAAGCCCCTGCCATAACTGCTGGGACGCCATCCGCGACATGATGGAAGTATACGAGGAACACAACATCAAGTGGTCGTTCCTCAAGCCGCTGCTGGTTGATATGATGATCATTCCGGATCACATCAACCACAACGAAGTATAAAAAGATGGGCCGTCTGTGTGGCAGACGGCCCAACAAAGCAAGGGTTCCAAGGGACCTGAAAAAACTCGCCGTCTGCCGCGCCAGCATTTGTCCTTTTGCCTGACGCGTATAACGGAGCGAACCACAGCCCTGACGGTCGGGTACTATCCCAGCCCGACCGTCAGGCGAGTATCAAAAACAAGAGCGCTATGCCATTGCGGCGCTGACGGTAGAAAGCAGCGCTTCGCTCGAACAGTTTTTTGAAAGAACAGGAATCCCCGTTCCAAAGCACACAGGCCGGGGCCCAACAGATGTGCACACCACCGCCGGGAGCGACCTGGTGCTCGCATTGCGGCGCAAACGACTGTACATGATGGTGCCGGACGTTCCCTCCAGCTCCACATCAAAAACAACGCAGTCGGGCCTGTCGCTGGCAATCTTGGCCAGGCTTTCAGCACAGGTGCTGGCGGTGCTTACCCGGTAATTACACTGCTGAAGGGTTTGGGACAGTCTGCTTTGGCTTTCGGCATCGCTGTCTACCAAGAGAATATGCTTTTGCATTGGTGCCTCCGAAGTCGGTCTCCGGCAGAAGCGGAGAAGAGGGTTGCGCCACCCTGCGGCGGGTGGCTTGCCGCGGCGCTGAAGCACTACTCTGTCGAACGGAACTAAGAGTCACAGCTTCGAGCGAACTGTTCATGGAACGGGCGACCATATCCCAGGCGTCCAGCGCAGTTTTGCCCCTGGGGGCAACATTGCTCACACCGGGCAGGGAAATGCCGCCTTCAACTGCAATAATTATGTCGGCCAGCGTTATCTCATCAGGAGTGCGCGCCAGCATGTGGCCTCCGGCAATGCCACGAACGCTTTTGACAATGCCCTCTGACTGAAGCAGCCGCATGATTTTTTGAACAAACTTTTCAGATATGCCTGTGCAGACCGCAAGCTCGGACGCAGAGGCAGGAATGTCGTCATCTTGTTCAGAAAGGCACAATAACAAGTGCAAAGCATGGCAGGCCATTGTCGAAATACGCATAGTCATTCCTTATTTTGCAGGAGACAATAATTATCTCTAAACCGTATCTGTCTAATTTAGACTGTTCTACTCAACTTTTTAGCGCACCATAATAACGGCGTCAAGCGGGTGCGGGCGTGCCAAAATGAGCGCCAATGCCCAGATTTCGTCATGCTTTCAATGATGTGAATAGTTTCGCAACCTTTTGGCGAAGAAAAAAAAATACTGCCCATAGCAAATATAATGTGTTAGATTTGTGCGTCATTAGTCATAGCTAGCCGCAGCATCGGCGTAGAGACGCCGGCAGTCATGGCAGATGGAACCTATTCAATCTGCACACAAGAGGGACCCGCAATGAAGCTTTCTGCAAAAACCCGGTATGCCGCCAGGATCCTGCTTTTTCTGGCAAAAAACGGTCTTGAGAAACCGGTCTCTTCAAGCCAGTTGGCTGCACAAACTGGCATAAGCTCACAATTCAGCGAACAGATCTTGCGCCAGCTGCGTCTGGCTGGCATAACGGGCAGCATCCGCGGGGCCAAGGGCGGCCATGTGCTTTTGCGCAAGCCCGAAGAACTCACATTTGGGTGCATTGTCAAACTGATGGAAGGCGGCATCGAACTGACAAACTGCATGGAAAAGCCCGGCGAGTGCGCGCGTTTTGATGGATGTGAAGTCAGAAAAGCCTGGGAGAACCTGCAGGCGACACTTGATGGCGTTTTTGAGTCAATTACACTGCGCGATCTCATGCACGACCCGCACATTCTCCTGTAGGAAGCACGGTTTCAATCGCAGAATCCTTTTATACAAGCATACCATTTGACATACAAAGGTCGGCATGAGCCGACCTTTTTTATTGCCTCAATATTACTGATAAATTTTATCGTACTAAAAAAGTATATAATTTTTCATCCCAAGCTTGTTAAAAAAATTTTTTAGTTTGGTTGAAAAAAAATTTTTATAGGTGTAATCTACTTGATTTAGTTAAATAAAATTAGGTTAATCCAGATTAAGTTTACTGTATTGTTTCCATCTGACATCTTTGCATTTTTTGTAATTTTGAGTATCAGGGGGGTCACCGTACACCTTGACTATGTCGACTATTGTGATCAATTCCTGATTACAACGGTCAGATTTAACTCAGGCGTCGGCCCATTAAAAGGAGAGGTTGCAGGCAGGCAGACGCATGCCGGGCTTGAAAGCGTGTCGGCTGTGCCGGCCGCAACTAACCCACGATTTAGCGGCATCTTGACCCCACGGGAGTAAACGCATGACCACACTTTTTTACATTCTTGGCTATCTGGCGGTAGCCGGCTTTTTCTGCATGGCCTACCTCAAGATCAAATCGTATCTTGCAGCCAGCCCCCTGCACGTGCGCTGGGAGCTGTACCCCGTGCCTCACGAAGGCTCCAAGACGGTGTACGGCGGCAGCTTTATGGAAGAAAAGGACTGGTGGACCAAGCCTCGTCACATCGCTCACATGGGCGACGTCAAGGCCCTGCTGACCGAAGTGCTTTTCCTGCACGCCACCTTTGAACACAACCTCAAGCTCTGGGTGCGCACCTATCCCTTCCATGTGGGCATGTACATGCTCATGGGGGGCACCATCGTGGTGCTGTTTGCCGCCATCGCGCAGGTTCTGGGCCTCAACCCCCAGGGCGGTCTGATGATCTTTGTCGGCAATGTTATCAGCGCCTGTGCCCTGGCTGGCACGCTGTGCATCATTGTGGGCGGCGTCAGCCTTGTTTTGCGCCGTCGCGCCGATGAAGGCCTGCGCCGCTACAGCACCCCCGAGCATTACTTCAACCTGCTTGTCTTCGTGCTCTTCGGCGTGCTGGGCCTGGCTGCCTGGGCTACCGCTCCTTCCTACTTCGAGCTGGCCCGCACCTTCATGTACAACCTGATCACGTTCCACTTTGCCCCGCAGACCAACGTGCTGTTCAGCCTGCACCTGCTGGTGGGCTTCTTCCTGCTGATCTGGATTCCCATGACCCACATGGGCCACGTCTTCATGAAGTACTTCACCTACCACGACATCCGCTGGGGTGACGAACCCACCAACTACAGCCCCAAGAACCAGCAGAAGATCATGGACGCCCTGAAGTTCAACGTCACGTGGTCTGCCGATCATATCAATGGCGATGGCCAGCCCAAG
This is a stretch of genomic DNA from Desulfovibrio desulfuricans. It encodes these proteins:
- a CDS encoding RrF2 family transcriptional regulator, which translates into the protein MKLSAKTRYAARILLFLAKNGLEKPVSSSQLAAQTGISSQFSEQILRQLRLAGITGSIRGAKGGHVLLRKPEELTFGCIVKLMEGGIELTNCMEKPGECARFDGCEVRKAWENLQATLDGVFESITLRDLMHDPHILL
- a CDS encoding respiratory nitrate reductase subunit gamma yields the protein MTTLFYILGYLAVAGFFCMAYLKIKSYLAASPLHVRWELYPVPHEGSKTVYGGSFMEEKDWWTKPRHIAHMGDVKALLTEVLFLHATFEHNLKLWVRTYPFHVGMYMLMGGTIVVLFAAIAQVLGLNPQGGLMIFVGNVISACALAGTLCIIVGGVSLVLRRRADEGLRRYSTPEHYFNLLVFVLFGVLGLAAWATAPSYFELARTFMYNLITFHFAPQTNVLFSLHLLVGFFLLIWIPMTHMGHVFMKYFTYHDIRWGDEPTNYSPKNQQKIMDALKFNVTWSADHINGDGQPKTWVDVATTNPAAPKKED